The window aagtaccgctacaccagtgtgtaattcgttctatcctgggaggaaataatctataaccttgggtactagaaggggattaaattccttaaggaaacacacTGGTAAATAATGCCCCCCAATTGTTGTTCCTTCTGTacttgtaaataatgattctggaaattagaacattagtttataaacgtaaatataaataaagcagaaattaaaattcttaaattccttaagcttgttggtTCCGTGGTTatcctgtatttgtaaataatgattctggaaattagaacgttaTCTTATAAACGTAAATTTAAATGAtacagaaattaattcgagcccactgaattcacagtgtttccttaaagaatttaatcccctcctaggacccaaggttatagattattttctctcatgatagaacgaattacacactggtgtagcggtacttcaaaccccagtgtttcagcgaacacaaagttcggcagcaaatcacacttgtggatgctttgtttgtagttaaaaacaatgcagaataaggaggacaactcagaagtcgaatggaaattctgagaggaaggaatgcaaagtataaccaatgttgaattcttactgaagagaatatcagattgcaattcgtttttccagtgtatacgcagtgtatacagagtgtatatccagtataTACAGAGTGGATATCCaatgtatacagagtgtatattaagTGTATACAAAGTGTTTCGAGTGTTTTTACCgatgtgttcttctttctctccaaCTTATACTCTATTTATAGCAGTTATTTGAGAGAAATCCGCCCTCTCCATGGTGCAACAAGCACTAGGCTATCATGGAGGAAGCACTTACATGGTGGAATGTacacttgcttggtgggaggagcacttgcaccattgtgggaggtgcactaggctGCTTATTTCTTAGTGTTGCaacacaatacacggattggaaaacatccgttacaaacacggattatatcacgttaatattcactattaacaaataaatttggtccaaaaaattaatcaatcgatcgatcatttgaccaaatccaaatccaaatccaaatccaaatcccatttcccatttcccatttcccattcactctaattttaagactatttcatcttaaacaaaaactcaacaataagttggctcgaattaatttctgtaTCATTTAAATTTACGTTTATAAGAtaacgttctaatttccagaatcattatttacaaatacaggatAACCACGGATCCAACAGTATTGTCCATCTATCAAAATAAGAATGAAAGTCATACTAGAATTCTGTGGACATTATAACCAGTCGTGGGAGAATCCGCCTCGTGACAGCCTGTATGCTTCATCTCAGACTAATACATCTTCCTGACAGCCTGTATGCCTCATCTCAGACTATTATAAGCACacataatatatatttataatttatgTATGTGTGTAGATACACACACGTACATAAATATACATATACCTATGCCGAGTCTGCATCCATTATCAAAAAGGAGTAATGGTCATTCATTGGTTTAAAATCTTAGATCTAACTCTGAAGCCAGTTTGGCAATGGGTGACTTCCCAGGCACCCAAACCTGATATTATGCAGGTGAAGGAGGACCACCATGGTTCAAAGTTTCTTGAACTAAAGGTCTTGGTTCAGGTAAGCCTGGTTTACAGCCTAAATATTACTACTCAAACAGTCATATTATCTTGACAATGATGTATCATCATGTTTACAAAGATTTAAACCTAAAACCATCTGAACTACTATAATGCACAGATTTGAACTTTTTCACTCAGTCTCAGAGTTAGGCAGAAAAGGTCATTTACAAtgatagtctataatagtctattTGCAATAgttctatattatttgatttgcTAAATCTGTATAGTGCAAAGTCCTAATTAATCCATAACTTAGCAAAACATGGATTTGGTATGGACTATGAAATGGATTATGCCACATTTCCATCAGCAACTCTGATCAAATTTAGTTCCACATGCTTCCCTCCTATTGTTAACCAGAAAATAGTGTATTGGACACTTAATTAAGGTCAGCAAATTCTGTATGGGATCGAAATCAACCAATTATCACTTTATTCCACAACTTATCAAACATTACTACATCAGATTACACGTGTCAAAAATGACTTTACACAAATGTACACACACACGCTTAGAATACATGTCGTCACTACTCAGCcggggttaggcttggcacttactggttaccgttgtggtgtactcacgccctttcctgcacatgtttttcgttgTAAACTTAATTGAGGTTAACTCATTGTATTGAAATTAACATTGACCAATTACTTTTTAACACCAAACATGCGCGACACTTTCCAAATTTCATTTTATTCCCTAATTTATCAAACATTACATCAGATCATGGGCACATGCACCACAAAGAAAATGCAGCAATATCTAATAAGAAAGTTAATCCAAAACAGGTAACAGTCACTTACTAAGGCAACTTTCCGGCCCGGAAAGTAGCAAACTTTGACACTTGTGAATAGCTGTAATCAATGTCATTCTCCTTCAACAATGCCTCAATCATCGCCTTAGCTTTCTCCGGCTCCGTGCTTTCGCATTCGATCTCATAACAAGTTCCAAAGTCATATATAGTCTCATCAACCTCCAACTCTAAACCATTCCACTCAAACACATTCCTCACGTTCTTAAACCCTCCCAGTCCAATAAACCCTCCCTCCGCAACGTCAAATTCCTCTTTTGCCCTTTTCAAAACCCTAGATTCCACCTCCATCAGTTTCTTCGGTTCAGAAACGCATTCGTACCCGATTTTCGGATCGAATTCTTCTTCGTCCTCTTCCACACGGCTAACACCGTCGATAATTACGGCTTTAGCCTTGAGGCACACGAAGCACTTCACGTTATCCGAATTCTCGTAGAATCGGAGACGGAGGACGGTCCGGCGCGAGCTCAGCTCGCCGGCGGCGCCGTCGAAGAAAGTGTTGCGCTGGTGGTGGGTTTTAGCGTGATACGGCGAGAAAAGCGAGAGAACCTTCTGGTGTGCGGCTGAATCCGGCAATTTGAGCTTCACTTCAACCTCCATAATTACAGCTAACGAAAAAGTAATATAAAAAACGGCCTCGTATCAGATTAATTTATTGTGTGTTAATTGAGGCCGATACGGTGGGATTTGGTGGAGGGATCAACGGCCGAGCGATCGAAGTGTTGAAGGAGGGACGTGGCTCcggtggtggtactggtggtggAGGAGGAAGCGGCGGCGATGGAGGCGGCGCGTTTGCGAGCTTCTTCGAGTTCTTCTTTATCTTCGATTTTTACTTCGATTTTGCTTGGCTTTCTTCTCAACATTTCTCACTCGTGTACCTCACGCACTGACGCAGGGACTTGATAGCAAAAGTTCTGTGTTTTTGTATTTAGGAAAGGGAAAGTTTTAAATTTCACAGTGAGACCCTTCAGTTTTCTTACAATTGCGGaaatactccaaaaataaaatcaggaatttctatatttaaaattactcttactttaatttcttattttactCTTAATAAGAAACTTTTATAGCCACAAGAATATTAAACAATCAGATTTCGCTATAAAAATATCcttatataataatattttattataaaaatcaaGTTCTTTTCGAAACcgatttttatgttatattttacctctcgaTAATAAATTCTTACCTATAAAAGCAACATCTATCTTTATAATAATACGCTCTTTGTAAGATAACTCATCTATGACAGTCATGTAGAATCTATACAACAACAACGAttcagtaaaatcccactaatggggtctggggaaggtagtgtgtactcagaccttacccttaccccgagggagtagaggggttgtttccgaaagaccctcggctcaagaaaacgaaaagagacaatatcgGTATCACCAATAGAGAACATAAGAAAAATAACATCACGAAGAagtagatgcaaagcaaaagcgatagacAGTACATAGACCTGTCgctatgaaaaataaaagagtaaTAAGACACAATATTACCACTAGCTGACTTtgacaaaaaccctaccagactagcCTCGCAAAGGTACGAAGTAAGGAAAGATTCAACAATCTCCTAATCtaaaaccctaatactcgacctccatagctttctatcaagggtcatgtcctcggaaatctgaagcatCGTCATGTcatgcctgatcacctctccccaatactttttaggCCGTCCTCTACCTTTTCTCGTGCCCTCCAaaaccagctgctcacaccttCCTGCCGAAGCATCTGGGCTTAAGATTACTAataattttaacaaaatattttgaaagttcAATTCCATTTATGATGAAGAATATTATATCACTACATACTTCAATAATTAAAGTTTTCATTCAAATTCACGAAAAGATATGCTTGTATAATTTGGTTGCATTGCACAAAAAAAAGTATTAGATGAAGAACCGCAACCAACGGCTACTTAGACTGAGATAGAAGATATAACTATTAAACAATTAGATTGCTTTCGAGGGAAAACTATTAGATATCTTTTTGTTGAAAGTTTGGATACAAATTTTGACCAATTCAAGCTTTATACCACCGGTAAAAGACTAGAATATACACTTACAGGGTTTTCCATCAATCTTAAAAGAATTTAATACTCAAATAGCTTTAAAATATATGCATAAGAGCAAATCATTATACATTtaattatgaatttattaataatgtattatCTTTCTTTGATATCTAATTAGTAAAATACacatatcttttgagattttaaattttgactaattttttatatggaatattaaaaaaataaaaaataaaaatttggataatttttatctATAAAAAGCAATTAATTATTAAACGATGTTACAGGTGTATAACATTTATTCAtataatagccaaaaaatgtcggaaaataaattattataaaaaagtTTGATGGTAAAAAGTTTAAAACCacgaatttttttatttaaaaaaattcctACTAAAATTTTATGTCGAGTCAAATTTTATCCAAATTTCTAAGGATGTGAAACCTTTGAAGTTTGAACTTACAGCATACACAAAACGCAAGTAGCAGCATAACGGAAGATGGCCACAATCAATGAAGgacaatttattaattaatttatacaaaaataaaaaaagaacctATTTACTGTCATTATCAAAATATCAACTTATATAACCACAATTAATTCAAATACTGAAACTGTTTTTAATTAACAAGGCTGTTattcttatttcatttagtagATAGAATAAATGCTTCACATACATGAACCAATATAAGTCTAAGTCCAAATCTCCAAGCAACTATATAATAACTCTTCTCCCCTTGTTAATTTTCAGTGGCTCTTTCTATATATTGAATTCAATAGCAAAATGGTGCAAAAAATCTCCATTTTCCCTCTATTCTTTTTCATAATAACATGTGGAGCTATCTTAGTCAAAGCTGAGcttacaaaaattccaaaaaggCCTTATCTTAGATATAATCCTGGCCTATTGCCACAATGGAGTCTACTTCAAAAAAGCAAAGGGATTACTATAAATCCAGGTGAAGATGACATTGACCCTATAATTGGCCAAATTGCTTCTAATcccaattttggaaatttgaaacaAGGCTCGATTGCGCCTAAGAGACCTTATCTTAGAGGTAATCCTGAACATGTTGTTAGTCCTGCCGCTAGTCAGACTTTTAATACTCACTTTGGAGATTTGAAGAAAAGCTCGATTGTGCCTAAAAGACCTTATCTTAGAGGTAATCCTGGGATATTGCCACGACGTGTTACATTTCATAGAGCTATTAGCCAAAGACTTTTTGAAAATCAGGGTGTTGTTAGTCCTGTCACGAGTGAATTGAAGAAACGCTCGATTGTACCTAAGAGGCCTTATCTTCGAGGTAATCCTGGCATATTGCCACGAGGTGTTACATTTCATAAAGCTATTAGCCAAAGAACTTTTTGAAAATCAGGGTGTTGTTAGTCCTGTCACGAGTGAATTGAAGAAACGCTCGATTGTACCTAAGAGGCCTTATCTTCGAGGTAATCCTGGCATATTGCCACGAGGTGTTACATTTCATAAAGCTATTAGCCAAAGACTTTTTGAAAATCAGGGTGTTGTTAGTCCTGTCACGAGTGAATTGAAGAAACGCTCGATTATACCTAAGAGGCCTAATCTTCGAGGTAATCCTGGCATATTGCCACGAGGTGTTACATTTCATAAAGCTATTAGCCAAAGACTTTTTGAAAATCAGGGTGTTGTTAGTCCTGTCACGAGTGAATTGAAGAAACGCTCGATTGTACCTAAGAGGCCTTATCTTCGAGGTAATCCTGGCATATTGCCACGAGGTGTTACATTTCATAAAGCTAATAGCCAACGGCTTTTCCAAAACCATGGTGAACATGCTGTTAGTCCCGCCCCTAGTGAATTGAAGAAAAGCTCGATTGCTAGGATATTGCCACAAGGTGTTACATTTCACAAAGCTAATGGCCAACGACTTTTCCCAAACCGCGGTGAACATGTAGCTAGTCCTGCCCCTAGTGAATTGAAGAGAAGCTCGATTATTGGGATATTACCACGAGGTGTTACGTTTCATAAAGCTAATGGACAACGACTTTTCCAAAACCGTGGTGAACATGCTGTTAGCCCTGCCCCTACTGAATTGAAGAGAAGCTTGATTATTGGAATATTGCCACGAGATGTTACATTTCACAAAGCTAATAGCCAACGGCTTTTCCAAAGCCAGGGGGAACATGCTGTTAGTCCTGCCCCTAGTGAATTGAAGAGAAGCTCGATTCCTGGGATATTGCCACAAGGTGTCACATTTCATAACGCAATTAACAAAGGGTTTTCTCCAAACCATGTTGAGGATGATGACGATCCTGCCATTAGCGAGACTCCTAATCAACACTTTGTAAATTTAAAGAAAAGCTCGATTGTACTTGATTTGCCAAGAATTAATACTCCTCAAAAATAATGTATCCTAGAGAGTAGAAGCTAAGATCTAAATAATTGAAGCCACCTATGTTTCATTTTCAGGAAAATTGTCTTCTTATCTTAcatttagaaggaaaaaaaaggagtTTACTTTCAAATATCAGTCCATCTAAAAATATTAAATCAATATAACATCTCACTTGGATTTAGTTCACTGCTTCTCTTGATTTGTTGTTCTAGATAAAAATTCCAAAGTTGAATTAGGTAATTATTATTTAAGGTAGTCCGGTGCACAAAGCATTTTCCATTTACGCGGGGTCCACGGAAGGGCCGTACCCTAAGAAGTATAACGTAGATAGCTTACCCTAATGCAAATATTAGTGGTTGTTTCCAAGCTCGAACCTATGGCCTATTGGTCACACTGAGATAACTTTACTGTTGCTCTAAGGCTCTCCTTCCAGGTaggtaattattatttaaataaaggaaaaaaactcGCCCAAGATTTTGTGAACTTGTTTTAGAAACgaattctgcattccgaggccctaaaaacctctttcaacatcacctcgatttgcgcgTGCAGCCCGGGCGCGTAACctgaaagccattatgtgaaaatctgtgaaaaatgatgaattttgactttaaaatgaattaatttgacttcggtcaatattttggataaaacggactcggacccgtgatttgatgatcccggagggtccataggaaaatatgggactttggcgtatgtccggaatcaaatttcgaggtctcaagcccgagaaatgaatttttaaaaaaaattattttctggaatattattgagtttttggaaatgataCATGTTtagaacttgatggtatcgggcccttattttggttcggtgcccggtacaagtcttatatgtgatttaagataagtcagtgaaatttggtaagaaacggacttgaaacgacgtgaatcagatcgtatttgagaaaattggaaaatttaaagttcttgagaaatttcatgattttgatgttaaattcatagttgctgatgttattttagtgatttgaatgcacgagcgagtccgtatgatgtttttaggttggtgtgcatgtttgggttggagccccgagggctcgggtgagttttggataggccacggggtggattttggacttaaggagttGCTGGCTTCAGCTGTTTCtgtgcaggcctgcaggcttcgcatttgcgaagcctggctcgcaaatgcgatatcgcaaatgcgagggctatgtcgcaattgcgaaagcaGCCCGGGCTAGcctatctcgcaattgcgagtgttttaatcgcaaatgcgataccccAGCTTATTtccagtcgtcgcaaatgcgacatgttgGTCGCATTACccagatcgcaaatgcgagcccattttcgcaaatgcaaacttagTAGAAGtttgggttcgcaattgtgaaccctggtcgcaattcctATAgttgcaacctgcaattttataacttagccgaaaatctttcatttttcacactctttcaaaaccaaaacactcttgggcgatttttcaaagacaactcttcttccaaatcaatggtaagtcaattttaactcgttttcttcattcATTAAcaccttttcacatgattttaactcaaaatcaattattttcatgggggaaattgggtgttttgggtaaaacctaggtctttcaaaaattggggatttggacctcgatttgaggtccaatttcaaaacaaattatatatttggattcgtgggggaatggtaatcgggttttggttcgaacctcgggttttgacaatgtgggcccgggggcgatttttgactttttgggtaaaactttgggaaacttattttcatgcattggaattgatccatttagtatttattaatgtaattaagtaacttgtggctagatacgagcgaattggtggtggaatcaagaggtaaagcgatagtagaggcttgaattctgttcgtgacatcgaggtaagtgtttggtctaaccttagcttgagggattaggagtcgtgtcttatttgctacgtgttaatcgTGGAGTTCGACATATAGGCATGgcgacgagtatctatacgttggtgtcaagcatacccgtgagtcttgtattgtaattgttatgactccgttgtggtttattg is drawn from Nicotiana tabacum cultivar K326 chromosome 9, ASM71507v2, whole genome shotgun sequence and contains these coding sequences:
- the LOC107785496 gene encoding triphosphate tunnel metalloenzyme 3 isoform X2, whose translation is MEVEVKLKLPDSAAHQKVLSLFSPYHAKTHHQRNTFFDGAAGELSSRRTVLRLRFYENSDNVKCFVCLKAKAVIIDGVSRVEEDEEEFDPKIGYECVSEPKKLMEVESRVLKRAKEEFDVAEGGFIGLGGFKNVRNVFEWNGLELEVDETIYDFGTCYEIECESTEPEKAKAMIEALLKENDIDYSYSQVSKFATFRAGKLP
- the LOC107785496 gene encoding triphosphate tunnel metalloenzyme 3 isoform X1, with product MEVEVKLKLPDSAAHQKVLSLFSPYHAKTHHQRNTFFDGAAGELSSRRTVLRLRFYENSDNVKCFVCLKAKAVIIDGVSRVEEDEEEFDPKIGYECVSEPKKLMEVESRVLKRAKEEFDVAEGGFIGLGGFKNVRNVFEWNGLELEVDETIYDFGTCYEIECESTEPEKAKAMIEALLKENDIDYSYSQVSKFATFRAGKLP